The following coding sequences are from one Halomonas sp. HAL1 window:
- a CDS encoding ParD-like family protein: MGIVKINDQLHEDIRKASSVMVRSINAQAEYWIKVGMLAEANPSMTFSEIMREQMKQADVEVRKVAGE; the protein is encoded by the coding sequence ATGGGTATCGTAAAAATCAATGATCAGCTGCACGAAGATATTCGCAAAGCGAGCTCGGTGATGGTGCGTTCTATCAATGCCCAGGCGGAGTACTGGATAAAAGTAGGTATGCTCGCTGAGGCCAATCCGAGCATGACTTTCTCTGAGATTATGCGTGAGCAAATGAAACAAGCCGACGTTGAAGTAAGGAAAGTAGCCGGTGAGTGA
- a CDS encoding EAL domain-containing protein: MAQSNRRLAMQAWLLILLTSCLLIGVSSLLLDRVAHLPLPPQWRLSPDGTLAVLMVSVGLLALLSHQPRWRRLAGGLMIALGGYSLGHDLLAPGTDDGLSWLTGQPRLGTVPALLVVIMGTSCFFSPTSGDTRRGYRLIGWASIIIGVTTLAYPLITQTPPDSVAGLTSMGSLFCLLLGAALLIIAHQHTYPTLPLPRSAIIVGVVGVTVSIMIWLASSWVQYNARLTAADTLVNNVADGMEQRIESRVKQIERLTERWMALRDEGRRVVRELQEVEMRTYMRDEPSLLAIVHLADDAQVRWQVGREPANLLWMMDQLTSPATLGWLRQQNELHQRVSWHFPDPERSSYGLLAVTFDRGQTTMLAAIDLAEIIQLQRHLDTSGFTITYTSNDQMWGTLTAKDGHEAQIQRTFDSRKVTLPGGPTFTITALDGPLSLNSLPGALPVIFGLLGLVFSYQLIISRALIAFREQQAAALQLNEQRFRSLFTQNPDAVFAHHRDGTYESLNPVTEAIVGLSESDLLGKHFRSVVCEPACSKQDVERTETAFNRAVNGLPSSYTMRFVRVGGYQDLEVTMVPIVVDGEVNGVFGIAKDITDRVAAEERLHILERSLAASGNGAMIIDVRTDEQQVVYVNPAFTRITGYLEQEVIGHAPLLLSSAETDTADTEQIQAAFQHGTSLSTTVRTYRRDGSPFWNQLFLSPVKDANQRVSHFICIINDSSERKEQEGQLAYQATHDVLTGLGNRALFSDHLAHDVELAARNGQTLAVLFVDLDEFKPINDTLGHNVGDQLLISVAEKLQQGLRASDTLARLGGDEFVLLLPDLSHPDEAEEVAGRLLDALNKPHRVSGHELHVSASIGIAINRGGIDEPERLLQHADMAMYKAKQQGRNTYEVYTDDLDRKLSQRVTLRSELQEAIEHGHLNLHYQPLINREGDVDGLEALVRWYHPTKGFISPATFIPIAEETGQIIPLSRWVMRQACKDAQQLVAQGLLTGRMAVNLSPLQFHRPNFLSTLRNVLNETHLAPEHLELELTEGILMRDADGAIDILHALSSMGVSTAIDDFGTGFSSLSYLRDLPIDKIKIDRSFVQDAAKSDKNAAICQGVITLALELDLRVVAEGIETVEQHDYLMSLGCEVFQGYLFAKPMPLDSLITWLTQKAQMTSNV; this comes from the coding sequence ATGGCTCAGTCTAACCGTCGTCTCGCCATGCAGGCTTGGCTTTTGATTCTGCTCACTAGCTGCTTGCTGATTGGTGTCAGCAGCCTGTTGCTAGACCGCGTTGCTCACCTCCCGCTACCGCCACAGTGGCGTTTGAGCCCTGACGGCACCCTTGCCGTGCTGATGGTTAGCGTCGGCCTACTAGCCCTGCTGAGCCACCAGCCACGCTGGCGACGTTTAGCTGGCGGCTTGATGATCGCATTGGGTGGTTATAGCCTTGGTCATGATCTTCTCGCACCAGGAACGGACGACGGGCTTTCATGGCTCACCGGGCAGCCACGCCTGGGCACGGTACCTGCGTTGCTGGTAGTGATCATGGGAACGAGTTGTTTCTTTTCTCCAACATCAGGGGACACCCGGCGCGGTTATCGTTTGATCGGCTGGGCATCGATCATAATCGGCGTTACTACGTTGGCTTACCCACTGATCACCCAGACGCCGCCCGACTCGGTGGCAGGCCTCACTTCCATGGGTAGCTTATTCTGCCTCCTGCTGGGCGCAGCTCTACTGATTATTGCCCATCAGCACACCTATCCGACGCTGCCCCTTCCCCGCTCTGCCATTATCGTCGGTGTGGTAGGCGTCACGGTCAGCATTATGATCTGGCTGGCCAGCAGCTGGGTACAGTACAACGCCCGCCTCACCGCTGCCGATACGCTAGTGAACAATGTCGCCGATGGCATGGAGCAGCGAATTGAGTCAAGAGTAAAACAGATTGAGCGCCTAACAGAGCGCTGGATGGCGCTAAGAGACGAGGGTCGCCGTGTCGTTCGCGAGCTCCAAGAGGTAGAGATGCGAACCTACATGCGTGACGAGCCAAGCTTGCTGGCCATCGTTCACTTAGCCGATGACGCCCAAGTACGATGGCAAGTGGGTCGCGAACCGGCGAACCTACTATGGATGATGGATCAACTGACCAGCCCAGCAACACTGGGCTGGCTACGTCAGCAAAATGAACTTCATCAGCGTGTCAGTTGGCATTTTCCTGATCCCGAACGCAGCAGCTACGGCTTACTAGCGGTGACGTTCGATCGGGGGCAGACTACCATGCTGGCTGCCATCGACTTAGCTGAGATCATCCAGTTGCAGCGTCACCTGGATACGAGTGGCTTCACCATCACTTATACCTCAAACGACCAAATGTGGGGCACTCTGACGGCCAAAGATGGGCACGAAGCCCAGATCCAGAGGACGTTTGATTCACGCAAGGTGACGTTGCCCGGCGGGCCGACCTTCACGATTACAGCACTGGATGGGCCGCTGTCGTTGAACAGCCTGCCCGGCGCTCTGCCGGTGATCTTTGGTCTGCTGGGTTTAGTGTTTTCTTATCAGTTGATCATCAGCCGTGCCCTCATCGCCTTCCGTGAACAACAAGCCGCTGCTTTGCAGCTCAATGAGCAGCGCTTCCGATCTCTGTTCACCCAGAATCCAGATGCGGTATTTGCCCATCATCGTGACGGCACCTACGAAAGCCTCAATCCGGTGACGGAAGCCATCGTGGGGCTCTCGGAAAGCGACTTATTGGGAAAACACTTCCGCTCAGTCGTCTGTGAACCAGCGTGTTCCAAGCAGGATGTAGAGCGTACGGAGACCGCTTTCAATCGCGCCGTCAACGGTCTCCCAAGCAGCTATACCATGCGCTTCGTGCGCGTGGGGGGTTATCAAGACCTGGAAGTGACAATGGTGCCCATTGTGGTCGATGGTGAGGTCAACGGAGTCTTCGGTATTGCCAAGGACATTACCGATCGCGTTGCCGCTGAGGAGAGGCTGCACATCCTGGAGCGTAGCCTTGCAGCGAGCGGCAACGGTGCCATGATCATTGACGTTCGTACGGATGAACAACAGGTGGTGTATGTGAACCCCGCGTTCACGCGTATCACCGGTTATCTAGAGCAAGAAGTCATCGGCCACGCGCCGCTACTTCTCAGCAGCGCTGAAACGGATACTGCGGACACTGAGCAGATCCAAGCAGCGTTCCAGCACGGCACTAGCCTTTCTACCACCGTGCGCACTTATCGTCGCGATGGCTCCCCTTTTTGGAACCAACTGTTCCTGTCGCCGGTGAAGGATGCCAACCAGCGGGTTAGCCACTTCATCTGCATCATCAACGATAGCTCCGAGCGTAAAGAGCAGGAGGGCCAGCTGGCTTACCAGGCGACCCACGACGTTTTGACCGGCCTTGGTAATCGAGCGCTATTCAGTGATCATTTGGCCCATGACGTCGAATTGGCGGCTCGCAATGGCCAAACGTTGGCCGTGCTGTTCGTGGATCTGGATGAGTTCAAACCTATCAACGATACGCTTGGTCACAATGTTGGTGATCAGCTCTTGATCAGCGTAGCAGAGAAGCTGCAGCAGGGGTTGCGGGCCAGTGATACCCTCGCCCGTTTGGGTGGCGATGAGTTCGTGCTGCTGCTGCCCGACTTGAGTCACCCCGATGAAGCCGAAGAAGTGGCTGGCCGGCTGTTGGATGCACTCAATAAACCCCACCGGGTCAGCGGCCACGAGCTCCACGTATCGGCCAGCATTGGTATCGCCATCAATCGCGGCGGGATTGATGAACCCGAGCGGCTGCTTCAGCACGCGGACATGGCCATGTACAAAGCCAAGCAGCAAGGCCGTAATACCTACGAGGTGTATACGGACGATCTCGACAGAAAGCTCAGTCAGCGCGTTACCCTGCGCAGCGAGCTACAGGAAGCCATCGAGCACGGCCATCTCAATCTGCATTACCAGCCCCTGATTAACCGAGAAGGCGATGTCGACGGACTGGAAGCGTTGGTTCGCTGGTACCACCCGACCAAAGGCTTTATCTCGCCAGCGACGTTTATTCCCATTGCGGAGGAGACCGGTCAGATCATTCCGCTAAGCCGCTGGGTGATGCGGCAGGCCTGTAAAGACGCCCAACAGCTGGTGGCACAAGGCCTGTTAACAGGACGCATGGCAGTCAACCTCTCGCCCCTTCAGTTTCACCGCCCCAACTTCCTCAGCACGTTGCGCAATGTACTGAACGAGACGCACCTTGCACCTGAGCATTTGGAACTAGAACTGACTGAAGGCATCCTGATGCGTGATGCCGACGGCGCCATCGATATCCTCCACGCCCTGAGTAGCATGGGTGTTAGTACTGCCATTGACGACTTCGGCACCGGTTTTTCCAGCCTGAGTTACCTGCGCGACCTGCCCATCGACAAGATCAAGATCGACCGTAGCTTCGTGCAGGATGCTGCCAAGAGCGACAAGAACGCCGCTATCTGCCAGGGCGTTATTACCTTGGCGCTGGAGCTTGACCTTAGGGTGGTTGCCGAAGGTATCGAAACGGTAGAACAACACGACTATTTGATGTCGCTAGGCTGCGAGGTTTTCCAAGGCTACCTGTTTGCCAAACCGATGCCGCTGGACAGCCTTATCACCTGGCTCACTCAAAAAGCCCAAATGACATCTAACGTATGA
- a CDS encoding CHAD domain-containing protein: MRHLYLMRHAKAKQPSGDMTDHQRPLRKRGKRQAAAMAPVLQRWQAFEGEIYVSTAARTRETFAEIAAQLPESTLTKQAHFNEDLYTFDGGGLQTWLKALPNKAERVLVIGHNPALYDLARWLDKTVPDSLPTGSVLHFTLSGTAWKSLGQGDAKLVGCLTPEVASYPLFKRLAPQPPKHKSDTASRMRDMLAHQYQMIRALEPGVIAGVDPEFLHQYRVNLRRSRAVGESVRSITKVPGLKKMLKRLKHRAQATSDLRDIDVFLEDMVKTPSPLSAVARQGLTQWLQANQRERHQTLCQQLNAPAYAEELEGWQSFIASDDVGKALSKLTLKRIKAVLDERITRHDEDLAALSLDAHDAEFHELRKGVKRIRYLADLNPETPEPFLTELKHRQGLLGDYQDLCTRQAWLDAFSASPDNDPQQQQECTQWRASLEKPKLALRKKVLALKPFSNVTA, encoded by the coding sequence ATGCGGCACTTATACCTAATGCGGCACGCCAAGGCCAAACAGCCCAGTGGCGATATGACCGACCACCAACGGCCGTTGCGAAAGCGGGGTAAGCGTCAGGCAGCGGCGATGGCGCCTGTGCTGCAGCGCTGGCAAGCGTTCGAAGGGGAGATTTACGTCAGTACAGCGGCTCGCACGCGAGAAACTTTCGCCGAAATAGCAGCGCAACTGCCTGAAAGCACCCTGACCAAACAAGCTCACTTCAATGAAGACCTATACACTTTCGATGGTGGCGGGCTGCAGACATGGCTCAAAGCGTTACCGAATAAAGCCGAAAGGGTACTGGTGATTGGACATAACCCGGCGCTGTACGATCTGGCACGTTGGCTCGATAAGACGGTGCCGGATTCGCTGCCCACCGGTAGCGTGCTGCATTTCACGCTGTCTGGCACTGCCTGGAAAAGTTTAGGGCAGGGCGATGCCAAGCTGGTGGGCTGCCTCACTCCAGAAGTGGCCAGTTACCCACTTTTCAAGCGCCTTGCCCCTCAACCACCTAAACACAAAAGCGACACCGCCAGCCGTATGCGTGACATGCTGGCGCATCAGTATCAAATGATCCGGGCCTTGGAACCTGGCGTCATCGCAGGTGTTGATCCTGAATTTCTGCACCAGTATCGGGTCAACCTGCGCCGTAGCCGAGCAGTTGGTGAGTCCGTGCGCTCCATTACCAAGGTGCCTGGCCTGAAGAAGATGCTTAAGCGGCTCAAGCATCGTGCCCAGGCCACCAGTGACCTGCGTGATATTGATGTGTTTCTGGAGGATATGGTCAAGACGCCCTCGCCGCTCTCTGCGGTTGCTCGCCAGGGATTGACGCAGTGGCTGCAGGCTAACCAGCGGGAACGGCACCAGACGCTGTGCCAGCAGTTAAATGCACCGGCGTACGCTGAAGAGCTTGAGGGCTGGCAGAGTTTTATCGCTTCCGATGATGTTGGAAAGGCGCTGTCAAAACTCACGCTAAAACGCATCAAGGCAGTACTGGATGAGCGCATCACACGCCACGATGAGGATCTGGCGGCACTCTCATTGGACGCTCACGACGCCGAGTTCCATGAACTGCGCAAGGGCGTGAAGCGGATTCGTTACCTGGCTGATTTAAACCCAGAGACTCCTGAGCCGTTCCTGACTGAATTAAAGCACCGCCAGGGCCTGCTCGGCGACTATCAAGACCTGTGTACCCGTCAGGCTTGGCTGGATGCGTTTAGCGCAAGTCCCGATAACGACCCGCAACAACAGCAGGAGTGTACCCAGTGGCGCGCTTCGTTAGAGAAGCCGAAGCTGGCGCTGCGCAAGAAAGTATTGGCGTTGAAACCTTTCTCAAACGTTACAGCTTAA
- a CDS encoding NAD(P)H-dependent oxidoreductase: protein MSQRILILQGHPDASKAHLCHSLADHYCKGAQANGHEIRLTDLASLEFPLLRSQQEWQTTPLPASLTAAQKSIDWCQHLVLIFPLWLGDMPALVKAFLEQVLRPGFAFEYVEGNPLGKKGLTGRSARLVVTMGMPAVIYRHLYRAHSVKSLERNILGFVGFSPVRETLIGSVETMNEQKRNEWFFKLHELGAKAK from the coding sequence ATGAGCCAGCGAATTCTGATCCTGCAGGGCCACCCCGATGCCAGCAAGGCGCACCTTTGCCATTCTCTTGCAGATCACTACTGCAAAGGTGCCCAGGCTAACGGCCATGAGATACGCCTGACCGACCTCGCCTCCCTGGAATTCCCGCTGCTACGCAGCCAGCAGGAGTGGCAAACGACCCCTCTGCCCGCTTCACTGACGGCGGCGCAGAAATCCATCGACTGGTGCCAGCACCTAGTACTGATCTTTCCACTGTGGCTTGGCGACATGCCGGCTCTGGTCAAAGCGTTCTTGGAACAAGTGCTGCGCCCAGGCTTCGCCTTCGAGTACGTGGAAGGCAACCCGCTGGGAAAAAAGGGACTGACCGGACGCTCGGCACGGCTAGTGGTGACCATGGGCATGCCAGCAGTGATCTATCGTCATCTCTACCGGGCTCACAGCGTCAAATCGCTGGAGCGCAATATCCTCGGCTTTGTCGGCTTCTCGCCGGTACGTGAGACACTGATCGGTAGCGTGGAGACAATGAACGAGCAGAAACGCAATGAGTGGTTCTTCAAGTTGCATGAGCTCGGGGCAAAAGCCAAATGA
- a CDS encoding Crp/Fnr family transcriptional regulator, with protein sequence METAGTRSIAVQKGDVIIKEGERPENVYLIEKGWACRYKLLENGDNHIMAFLIPGDLCDVHITILEEMDHSIRALTPVTMHKFPAVEIRNIMENHHRLARALFWSTLVDEAVLRVWLVNMGTRPAEARLAHIFCEMLIRTRMAGSAEDDGIEFPLTQAELSESMGLTQVHINRVLQKLRHEGLVKLEKKRLTILDWDRLKQFSQFDPTYLHCQNVPE encoded by the coding sequence ATGGAAACGGCGGGCACCCGAAGCATCGCTGTGCAGAAAGGAGACGTTATCATTAAGGAAGGCGAGCGGCCTGAAAACGTCTATCTCATAGAAAAGGGGTGGGCATGTCGCTACAAGCTTTTGGAAAATGGCGATAATCACATTATGGCCTTCCTGATTCCGGGCGATCTATGTGATGTGCATATCACCATTCTCGAAGAAATGGATCACTCAATACGCGCGCTTACCCCAGTGACAATGCACAAATTTCCAGCGGTTGAGATACGTAATATAATGGAAAACCACCACCGACTGGCGCGAGCGCTTTTCTGGTCAACGCTTGTGGATGAAGCCGTTTTACGTGTATGGCTGGTTAATATGGGAACTCGGCCGGCCGAGGCGCGCTTGGCACATATTTTTTGTGAGATGCTGATACGCACTAGGATGGCTGGAAGTGCTGAAGATGATGGTATTGAATTTCCACTGACCCAGGCGGAACTGAGTGAGTCGATGGGGCTAACGCAGGTACATATCAATCGCGTTCTTCAAAAGCTACGCCACGAAGGCTTGGTGAAACTAGAGAAGAAACGCTTGACGATCCTAGACTGGGATCGGTTAAAGCAATTTTCGCAATTTGACCCGACTTACCTGCATTGCCAGAACGTACCTGAATAG
- a CDS encoding sensor domain-containing phosphodiesterase, with protein sequence MNTQEQDRLFALRQLNLLDTSPSESFDRITRMASQLFGLPIAAVSLTDANRQWFKSRVGVDHWEIPRETAPCADVCNSSKILIIPDLLASDCYRNSYLANSGIRFYAGAPLVTREGHTLGAMCVLGTQPREVSEQEQATLYDLAAMVMAQIELQHAFGRIDPMTGLSNRHQFAEDLQDMERDAPNGRRVALFTEVVDANELSTLHRNMGPAFLDELARIAARCLQQTIGSASTLYYLGGCQFVHLVNQASDADLLEEAIRLRQALLALESTRDVPVLIHPITGIAPFCLGEVKAADVLRTAHAACLDARQAGEVAGLFSLALDAHYQRRFTLLGDIGRALESEDELYLVFQPRVSLGSGECLGAEALLRWHHPTLGEVSPGEFIPLIENTPMAKPLTQWVLRHAIRQAKAWHQQGETLQISINVSATNLEEEDFAVRLLDEMARMSLPSTAIEVELTESALIGQGQIAANQLKALIAAGLRIAIDDFGTGYSSLSYLHEIPAHTVKIDRRFITELGQDARTETLVNSMISMAHDLGYRVVAEGIENDISYRRLMELGCDEAQGYFIAKPLLPLVFEKWLHNRTVH encoded by the coding sequence ATGAATACCCAAGAACAGGATCGTTTGTTCGCACTCCGACAGTTAAATCTGCTGGATACCTCTCCCAGTGAAAGCTTTGACCGGATCACAAGGATGGCCAGTCAGCTTTTCGGTTTGCCAATCGCAGCCGTGTCGCTTACAGATGCAAACCGTCAGTGGTTTAAGTCTAGGGTAGGCGTTGATCATTGGGAGATACCCCGTGAAACAGCGCCCTGCGCAGATGTCTGTAACTCCTCTAAAATCCTTATCATCCCGGATCTTCTCGCCTCGGACTGCTACCGGAATAGCTATTTAGCAAACTCAGGCATTCGTTTCTACGCGGGTGCACCGCTAGTGACGCGAGAGGGCCATACCTTGGGCGCGATGTGCGTTCTGGGCACTCAACCACGTGAGGTGTCTGAGCAAGAGCAAGCGACGCTCTACGATCTGGCTGCCATGGTAATGGCACAGATTGAATTGCAGCATGCTTTCGGCCGAATCGACCCGATGACGGGCCTTTCCAACCGTCATCAGTTTGCCGAAGACCTGCAAGACATGGAGCGAGATGCACCGAACGGACGAAGGGTTGCGTTATTTACCGAGGTGGTCGATGCCAATGAATTAAGTACGCTTCACCGTAACATGGGCCCCGCTTTTCTTGATGAGCTGGCACGGATTGCCGCTCGTTGCCTTCAACAGACCATCGGTTCAGCATCAACGCTCTATTACCTGGGCGGATGTCAATTCGTGCATCTGGTGAACCAAGCGAGTGATGCTGATCTGCTGGAAGAGGCTATTCGTTTACGCCAAGCGCTGCTCGCACTCGAATCCACCCGCGACGTTCCAGTATTGATACACCCCATCACGGGCATCGCTCCCTTTTGTCTGGGCGAAGTTAAAGCCGCGGATGTCTTGCGAACCGCTCATGCCGCTTGCCTGGATGCTCGCCAGGCTGGAGAAGTTGCCGGGCTCTTTTCATTGGCCTTGGATGCCCATTATCAACGGCGCTTTACCCTGCTGGGCGACATCGGCCGGGCACTAGAAAGTGAGGATGAGCTTTACCTGGTTTTCCAACCACGCGTCTCCCTTGGCAGCGGCGAGTGTTTAGGAGCGGAAGCCCTGTTGCGGTGGCATCACCCAACCTTGGGAGAGGTATCGCCTGGCGAGTTTATTCCACTGATCGAAAATACCCCCATGGCAAAACCATTAACGCAGTGGGTGTTGCGTCACGCCATTCGTCAGGCGAAGGCTTGGCATCAACAAGGAGAAACACTCCAGATTTCGATCAATGTATCAGCGACCAACCTTGAGGAGGAGGATTTTGCCGTTCGGCTTTTGGATGAAATGGCGCGCATGTCACTTCCGAGTACCGCTATAGAAGTAGAACTTACCGAAAGCGCTCTGATTGGACAGGGACAGATAGCGGCCAACCAGCTTAAGGCGTTAATAGCGGCAGGATTGCGAATCGCTATTGACGATTTTGGTACCGGCTATAGCAGTCTCTCCTATCTGCATGAGATTCCTGCCCACACCGTAAAAATAGACCGCCGCTTTATCACCGAGCTTGGTCAGGACGCGCGCACCGAGACGCTGGTTAATTCCATGATTTCAATGGCCCATGACCTAGGCTACCGAGTGGTAGCCGAAGGAATAGAAAACGATATCTCCTACCGCCGCCTCATGGAACTAGGCTGCGACGAAGCCCAGGGATATTTTATCGCTAAACCACTATTGCCTTTGGTATTCGAAAAGTGGCTACATAACAGAACAGTTCATTGA
- a CDS encoding Crp/Fnr family transcriptional regulator, protein MKTILLTPNLLMTRKLESIFLLTDKEKEAISNLPIKTMALRSGQDISKVSDQPTKCCLIIEGFTCSYKLTAEGKRQIMSLFIPGDIPDLQSLHLPYLDMNIASITPCLLGFIEHDDMHNICEHNPRLYAAFWRETLVCASITREWLLNTGQRQGYSRIAHLLCELMVRLKAVGLAKEATFVMPVTQAELGDSTGLTPIHVNRVLQALRADGLIHSNKNQITVPDWEKLKEAGEFDSLYLYLVEEPH, encoded by the coding sequence ATGAAAACCATTCTCCTCACGCCTAACCTCCTTATGACCCGTAAGTTAGAAAGTATCTTTCTTCTCACCGATAAGGAGAAAGAGGCAATAAGTAACTTACCGATTAAAACAATGGCCCTTCGTTCAGGACAAGACATATCAAAAGTAAGCGATCAGCCTACTAAATGCTGCCTTATTATTGAGGGGTTTACGTGTTCTTATAAGCTGACTGCTGAAGGAAAACGTCAAATAATGTCGCTTTTTATACCGGGCGATATCCCTGATTTGCAAAGCTTGCATTTGCCGTATTTGGATATGAATATTGCCTCGATTACTCCTTGCCTGCTTGGCTTTATTGAACACGATGATATGCACAACATCTGTGAGCATAATCCACGACTTTACGCCGCTTTCTGGCGTGAGACCTTGGTTTGCGCCTCTATCACACGGGAGTGGCTGTTAAACACTGGGCAACGCCAAGGGTACAGTCGCATTGCCCACCTTCTCTGCGAGCTGATGGTACGACTTAAGGCGGTAGGGTTGGCTAAAGAGGCAACGTTCGTTATGCCCGTTACCCAGGCGGAGTTAGGGGATTCGACAGGCCTGACGCCTATCCATGTGAATAGAGTGCTCCAGGCGCTTCGTGCAGATGGGTTAATTCACAGTAATAAAAATCAGATAACCGTACCTGATTGGGAAAAGTTAAAGGAAGCGGGAGAGTTCGACTCTCTTTACCTGTACTTAGTGGAAGAACCACACTAG
- a CDS encoding DUF2784 domain-containing protein, producing MPPSLLLLLADAILILHVLFVTFVVLGLFAVYAGYFLNWQWVRNRIFRIVHLCAIGYVVVQAWLGVVCPLTTWEMALRAEVGAGTYSGSFIQHWLHSLLYFTLPAWVFVVVYSLFGSLVLASWFVVKPRQHSP from the coding sequence ATGCCACCGTCCCTGCTACTTTTGCTAGCCGACGCCATCCTCATACTTCATGTGTTGTTTGTGACCTTCGTGGTACTCGGCTTATTCGCAGTATACGCGGGCTATTTTCTGAACTGGCAGTGGGTGCGCAATCGCATTTTCCGCATCGTGCATTTGTGCGCGATTGGCTATGTGGTCGTTCAAGCCTGGTTAGGTGTTGTTTGCCCGTTAACCACCTGGGAAATGGCGCTTAGAGCAGAGGTGGGGGCTGGCACCTATTCGGGGTCATTTATTCAGCACTGGCTGCATAGCCTGCTCTATTTCACGTTACCGGCGTGGGTGTTTGTGGTGGTTTATTCGCTATTCGGCAGCTTGGTGTTGGCGAGTTGGTTTGTGGTGAAGCCTCGTCAGCACTCTCCATAG
- a CDS encoding phosphoesterase, whose product MKRHEKIRQAGHHSFSLLARLGRYELAMLLCVAVLSGGIWGFVALADEVTEGDTQSVDESLLLALRNPADLSDPIGPGWVEEMGRDFAALGGVGVLLLITLGALDYLLLARRYRAALFASIAVPGGLLLSTVMKMGFDRSPGSRAS is encoded by the coding sequence ATGAAGCGCCATGAAAAAATTAGACAAGCTGGACACCATAGCTTCTCCTTGCTGGCTCGGCTCGGCCGCTACGAACTAGCGATGCTGCTATGCGTCGCGGTACTTTCCGGTGGGATCTGGGGGTTCGTCGCGCTGGCCGACGAAGTCACTGAGGGGGACACCCAGAGCGTCGATGAGAGTCTGCTGCTCGCCCTTCGCAATCCCGCCGACCTTAGCGATCCGATCGGGCCAGGCTGGGTCGAGGAAATGGGGCGGGATTTTGCCGCGCTTGGCGGTGTTGGCGTGCTGTTACTTATCACTCTGGGTGCCCTGGACTACCTGTTACTCGCTAGACGCTACCGCGCGGCCCTCTTTGCCTCGATCGCGGTGCCCGGCGGCCTACTACTCAGCACTGTGATGAAGATGGGTTTTGATCGCTCTCCCGGATCTCGTGCCTCATGA
- a CDS encoding RNA-guided endonuclease TnpB family protein, producing MKTERAFRYRFYPTPEQATLLARTFGCVRFVWNAVLRYRTDAFYQRQEKIGYNDASAFLTQLKKQPDTAFLAEVSSVPLQQCLRHQQMAFKHFFAKRARYPSFKFKKHRQSATFASSAFSYRAGLITLAKCSEPLNIRWSRDLPTHPSSVTVSKDAAGRYFISCLCTVETEAFDIVPKMVGIDLGLKDLFVTSDGKRVNNPRHTARYARKLARAQRQLSRKQKGSNNRAKARLKVAKCHAKIADSRLDHLHKLTRQIVNENQVIAAESLQVKNMVKNRPLSKAISDVSWGELVRQLEYKSAWAGRQFVQIDRWYPSSKRCHGCGFVMASLPLNVRTWDCPGCDTQGIDRDLNAARNILQAGTALLAGAES from the coding sequence ATGAAAACCGAACGCGCTTTCAGATACCGCTTTTACCCTACGCCCGAGCAGGCAACCTTGCTGGCACGGACGTTTGGGTGCGTGCGGTTTGTCTGGAACGCGGTGCTTCGCTATCGCACCGATGCGTTCTATCAGCGTCAGGAAAAGATCGGTTACAACGACGCAAGCGCGTTTTTAACGCAGTTGAAAAAGCAGCCTGACACCGCGTTCCTGGCCGAAGTCAGTTCGGTGCCGTTGCAACAATGTCTGCGACATCAGCAAATGGCGTTTAAGCATTTCTTTGCCAAGCGGGCACGCTATCCCAGCTTTAAATTCAAAAAGCATCGCCAGTCGGCCACCTTTGCCAGTTCGGCGTTTTCATACCGTGCCGGCCTGATCACGCTAGCCAAGTGCAGCGAACCGCTTAATATTCGCTGGAGCCGCGACTTGCCCACCCATCCGAGCAGTGTCACCGTCTCCAAAGATGCAGCCGGGCGATATTTCATCAGCTGTCTGTGCACAGTGGAGACGGAAGCGTTTGATATAGTCCCGAAGATGGTGGGCATTGATCTTGGGCTGAAAGATTTGTTCGTCACCAGTGACGGAAAGCGAGTTAATAATCCGCGCCATACGGCGCGCTATGCCCGCAAGCTGGCGCGGGCGCAGCGGCAATTGAGCCGAAAGCAAAAAGGCTCGAATAACCGTGCCAAGGCGCGGCTAAAGGTTGCTAAATGCCACGCTAAAATTGCCGATAGTCGGCTTGACCATCTCCATAAACTCACCCGCCAGATCGTCAACGAGAACCAAGTGATCGCGGCGGAGAGTTTGCAGGTTAAGAATATGGTCAAAAATCGGCCTCTATCCAAAGCCATTAGCGATGTCAGCTGGGGTGAGCTGGTGCGCCAGCTTGAGTACAAATCGGCTTGGGCGGGACGGCAGTTCGTCCAAATTGACCGCTGGTACCCCAGCAGCAAACGCTGTCATGGCTGTGGCTTTGTGATGGCATCACTACCACTGAATGTCCGTACCTGGGATTGCCCGGGCTGCGACACCCAAGGCATTGATCGTGACCTCAATGCCGCCCGCAACATCCTACAAGCAGGCACCGCGCTATTAGCCGGTGCCGAGAGTTAA